ATTCCATGGCAGTCTGAATGGGAAGGCACATGTCTTTATCAGGGTTCTGCAGAGAGACAGAACCAACTGGAGATATACGTACATGTAGACTTCTGATGGctgatatgtatatgtatacatacacacatatataatgcacatatatgtatatcatatgtataattatatatatactatatatactctatgtataattatgtattttacaATATAATGTGCATATACATCTATACACAGATATGGAGACTTATTATcagaattggctcatgtgatcaTGGAGGCCAAGAAGACCCATAACTTGCCTTCTGCAAGCTGAAGGCCCAGAGGAGCTGATGGTGTGATTCAGTCAAATTCTGAAGGTGTGAGAATTGGGGACAGTGGTGTAAGTACTAGTCTGAAGCTGAATGTCAAAGAGAATGAATTCACCCTTCTTTCCCCTTTTGCTCTATTCAGGCCATCAACAATTTGGGGGATGCCCACTCCCACAGGAGAGGACAACCTCCTTTACCCAGTTTACCTATTCAAATGCTACTCTTCTCCAGAGACACCTTCACCAacatacccagaaataatgtcCTACCAGTTGTCTGGGCATCCCTTAGACCCGTCAAGTTGATACATAAAGTTAACCATCACAGGAGAAACTTATTCTGCATTTTGGGCCATGATCCATTTAGCCTGGGCAGAAATTTGGGTAGCTCTACAAGGGCACTCTTGATGGAATTGAACTGACAGCTTCCCAGTGCAGGTTTATACAATGTAGGTAGAGACTCTAGGTTGGTGAGAAGTCCAAGCTGTGTGAGATGTAATGAATCTGTTCTTTGTTACGATGTGTTCATTTGTAGGAACCCCAAACTCTCAGTAAAAGGGGGTTGAACTCCACATCAAATTTGGATGCTCTGGTGAATCAATGAAGGAATGTTTTCACAACAGGGGGCATTGAGAATGTCAGCATCAACCCCATAGAAATAACATATTAATAACAAGTAGGACACATCTCACAAGGATCAGGTGAGAAAGCAACAAAGAACACAAACTTTAGAGACTGCCAATTTACACTTTTTCCACAATGAGCATCAAGACTTTTTTGAGAGCTGCCTTGACATCCTTGTTCCTAAGAGTGTAGATGAGAGGGTTCAATGTGGGGCTCACAGTGGAATAAAGCACAGCCACTACCTTGCCCGTCCCAGGAGAGTAGCTGGAGCCAGGGCTCAGGTAGGTGTAGATGATGGTGGAGTAGTACATGGTGACGGCgatgaggtgggaggagcaggtggaaaaGGCTCGCCTCTTCCCCTCGGCTGTACGCATCTTCAGGATGGTGGAGATGATAAAGCCATACGACACCATGGTAAGTAGGAAATTCAGCACGGCAAAGAAGATGTCAGCCATAATTGACATGATGTCATTCACGTACGTGGAGGAACAGGACAGCAGCAGCAGAGGGGGGATCTCACAGAAGAAGTGATCGATCACGTTGGACCCACAGAAGGTCAACCGTAAAATCAGGCAGGCATTGACTCCAGCACCGAGCACGCTGATGccccacacagccccagccagcaCCACACACACCCTGGGGCTCATCATGGATCCATAGTGCAGAGGCTGGCAGATGGCCAGGTAGCGGTCATAAGCCATGGCGGTGAAGAGCAGTAATTCTGCTGCTAGAGACCACGTCAGGAAGTACAACTGGACCACGCAGCCCCAGTAAGAGATGCCTCTCTTCTCTGCCACCAGCATCTCAAGCAGCTTGGGCACCACGGTGCAGGCACAGATAACATCAAAAACAGCCAAATTGACCaagaaaaagtacatgggggtgtggagcctGGAGGTAAAGGCGATGGCTGCCACAATGAGGGAATTTCCAGAGAGCGCCATGGTGtacagggagagaaagaggatgaAGAAGAGAGCCCGGAGCTGTGGCGCTGCTGAGAAACCGCGCAGGATGAATTCTGTCACCAGTGTCTGGTTACTCATGGCTGTGTGCATGATATTTCAATCAGTTCACAGAGATTGAAGTTTCTTTCTTACTCCATAGTTTGACTAGaaagaaagggtttattactaTTGGTCAATACAAGTGCAAGGATTATCATcaccttattttcattttccattttctctaggtCCTTATAATCTCTCTGCTTAAACAGCCATCACTCTGGACCCAATAGCCTCTGCTCAGCCCTGGAGGCCATCAGAAGCCACACATATTATTTGTCTTCAATAATGctcttctcttcattttattcCTCCCAAATGAACATAGCTTCAAGTTTTTATgcctatttcttttaaaatccaagCAGCATAGACTTCTGTAATGAGGAAGTAAAATACTCACCATCCTCCAAGGGCATGAGCATCTTTTCTGGGATtatgtcttttacttctttggactCACTGGCTTTTCCCCCAAGGATATTTGGTAGTGACCTCTCCATGTCACTGACAGAGTCACCTACCCTCTTTCGCATATGCATGGTCTTCCATCAGAAATGGGCATGAGGTTTTCAGTCCTGAAAGCCTCAGTAATTTATTTCTGGCTAGCTGCCTGGCTGGAGCCCACCACAGGTCCTCTGTGGTGCCCAGCAGCCTGTCTCCATGTGGACCTCAACCTCATCAGTCCCTCTGCTCAAACATGACCTTGATCCTTTCACTTTGGTGGGGTCGGGGGTCCGGGGAGGGGGAGAGTTATCTGATTTGCTGACTCCGCACTTCTCAGCCGTGACCAAGCACATGCGCTGCTCTCTCGGACCCTACAGTTGTTTTTCTCActcatttttctgactttactcTGGAGAGACTATACTCTGGGACATAAATACAGTTAGACCTCGGCCAACCAGAAATGTGCATGAATTTCATAAGGAGGTACTCCCCACCCCCTGATAGGTCCAGTACTAAGCCGCCTGGAGCCACCCTCCTGTGAACCTCTCAGGTCCTCTTGGATTTGttcccttctcttttcatttattaCTGGAGATGAAATCCTGTAAATGGCATGAACTCCTTTCCTCATATCATGCACCTCTCTTCTTCTCCACAAAAAATAATACACCATCTTTCACATTGTCGTTTCAACCTCATTTCCTCGGGGAAGCGAGCTCACACAAGTGCAGCGCTGGTGTGCCCCGGCCATGATTCACAGACAAGCGTCACTCCATTTATACTCTTGTACTTGTGTCCCCCTTATGTGTCACCGCCAGGTGGCCAGCCAGCAACTGCACCGCAAACCCTACGGAGCATGGAGGCATTCATCACAGCGCCTCAACGCGTTCAGCACCACGGCCAGCGCCACGCCTCGCCGCCTGCTGTTCAGCACCACGGCCAGTACCTCAAACTCAGCCCCCTGCGCTGGGGCTTTTGTGTCAAGGATGCGTCCTCTTAACAGAACGACGCCTGCAGCATCCTGTGCTGAGCTTGGCCCTCTTGCCTCTTCAGCTCCGTCCAGATACCCTTCAGGGGATTGCTTCGGTGACTGAGCAGGGGTTCTCCTGTGATGTAGCTGTAACTCCTGTCTGTAGATTTAGGGAACCTGCGTCTAGGGGAAGCATtcctcttcatatgttaggtttttcctctcctccttcaTCTGATCTCTTTATCCGACAGTTAATCTCCATAACTTGGTAGCAGTTAAAATATATACCTTCTTATATAGGCATATCTCAAGGGCTGAGAAATCTGAGCAATGTTCTAGGCTGGAGAATTGTCTTCTCTGGCCTTTAAGATGTCTGTTGGCCTTCTTCTTTCTGATACCTCCCCAGGCCCTTAACCACCACTTCTAAAGCAAAGTCTTTGTGGAGCACAGTTCTCAGCAAACAACTTCCCACATATACCCTGAGCTCAGGTGCAGTTAAGTCAGAGTAAAGAGTGGAGCAGTGGAAACCATCAACACaatgaaaggcaacctactgagtgggacaggttatttgtaaatcatatatcaggtaaggggttaatatccaaaatatgtagagagctcacacaactcagtagcaaaaaaaaaatctcattaaaaatgGGCTAAGGATCTGAATAGATGCTACCCCAAAGACATATAGGTGGaaaacaggtatatgaaaagatgctctaaacatcaggaaatgaaaatcaaaccacaatgacatatcacttgACACTTGTTAGAATAGCCAATAACAAAAAGGGAGGAAATACCTAGTTTTTTCAAAGTTGCCTGTAGCTGTGACTGAGCTGCATTCTGCAATCATAACTGCAAGGGCAGGTCCAGCCCTAGGCGGGGCTCCCATGGGGAAATGTCCGGGGCTCCCCACAGCATCATGGCTGCAGGTTCACGCCCCAGACATTCCTACCACTGGCGTCTCCATGAGCAGGCGgacagcccctcccagcccgaGTCCTACTGCCTTGGGCTCCAGCATCAGCCACACACAGGGACGAATTTTCGGGTCTCTCCTCAccgttttccttcctttcctgcacACCGTTCATCTCATTGACATTTAACACAATTGAAAGGAAACCACACCCGCAGCAATGTTACAATGAGCGCGTCATCTCCTCACGCACAGCGTTCCTGCTGCTCATAGACCTCACAGCTGAGAGGCCCAAACGCATAAAACGCTGGGTTGGTGGGAGAGGTAATGTGATTTCCTGGAAAGTGCAATTCAAGTAAAGCAACTTTCcctgaaacaggaaaaataaaggtgAAGAAGTGAGGGAAAGGgttatttaaatatgtacaacCTCCAAAGTTCCAAATCTGGGGCAAGGGTGCCAATGCCACTTTCTCAGCCACGGTGCTGGGCTACACAGTGAGAGGGGGCACGAAATGCAGGCAGACACACTGAGAGGAGGCCCTCGCTAGCCATGGAGGGTTAGGTGCCCAGGGTGGTCCTCTGTGGGGACGTCTGAGGACCCTGTGACAGTCAGAACCTGCGCACACAGGCGGAGCAAGTGCCTTTCACAGGAACCGTTCACAGCGGCTCACCTAAGTGCCAAATTTCCGTTTGCTTGATTCTCAGCCAGTCTTGGACGTTTGTCTACTCGGTGAGGAAAGAGCACCTGTTAGGACCCagagtgaccttggacaagtgccTGCCCTCTTCAGGCCTGTTTCTCCTAACAGGCACTGCCTGCAGAGGCTTAGGGGCCAGGCGCTCTTTGTTTCTCCAGCCCTCTGGTCCCCTGCGTCCACCATGCAGACACCCAGATCGGCCCTGGGAGGTGGACCCCCACTGGCCTCATACTCTGGGGGAGACAGAAGGAATACCTCAAACCCATGCACTGTCAAGTCCAGAGCGACCCCAGGCACTTTGGGTGTGTGTGACCTTCTCAGTGTCGAGAGGAGGAGAGTTGGTAAGACTTTTACCTGGATTTGGAGATCTAGGTGCTGGAAGGCCTGTGGCAGTGTCCAGTAGGATCAAGGAAACACGGAATGTGGCTGCAAAGAGCAGCGGGGAACTGCAGGCTCCCGAGACTGGGGTGGTTTGGCCCATGCCAGGAGGACTGGGTGAGTCTCCCTCAGGTGAAAGTCAGATGCTTGACTCAAAGGCAGACTTTGTTCCTCCCGGCATGGAAATTTAAGTACAGTTGAGACCAAAAAGCTCAGGCCAAGAACTGACTTCTTCATCTGAGGGACAGACAGTAAACAGAAATGCCTTCTCCAgagtattttttcatattatttgataTGGATCATTTTACAAAGAACGGAGAAAGTTTAAAGCAGTAATCTCatcaaatatacattattttataaacCTGACTACAGGTATGAGAGGCACAGATAATTGCTTATCACAATTTAACTCTGACAGTTAATAGAATATTATAATACAATCCATTTGAGATCAGAATGGTTCAACATTACCTCTTTGATATTACAAGTAGATATTTCTAAATTTAACTTTTTGTTATCCTTGTTGATTTCTGAGGGGACATTCTTACCTTATCTCAAAGGTGTTGTTCTTAGTAACTCTGTAAGTGCAAAGTTGAGGCGCACTGGTGGAGTTTTATTTACTACTAATTGTGCAAGAACGAAAGGAAAATTAGCCACCCACTGCAATCCCATAAACTCAACTGCATAATACTTATATCTGCTAAgatataaataaagaataaacacCAGGTCATGAGTGAATGACTATGCATCTATGATTGGTTGAGCAGATCCAATTTTCTTAGGAATCCATAAACAAATTACTGCAAGTCTCACATCATCCCACTGACAATGACACAAACATACAAGTTCAAAAACATAGATCATCGGTTCTTGCCTTTGTGGTTGGTCAGCGGCTCTTAGGGGGATGAGTATGCCTCACTTTTGAGGCTgcaaaattaaagacagaaaaac
The genomic region above belongs to Manis javanica isolate MJ-LG chromosome 7, MJ_LKY, whole genome shotgun sequence and contains:
- the LOC140850320 gene encoding olfactory receptor 13A1-like, coding for MHTAMSNQTLVTEFILRGFSAAPQLRALFFILFLSLYTMALSGNSLIVAAIAFTSRLHTPMYFFLVNLAVFDVICACTVVPKLLEMLVAEKRGISYWGCVVQLYFLTWSLAAELLLFTAMAYDRYLAICQPLHYGSMMSPRVCVVLAGAVWGISVLGAGVNACLILRLTFCGSNVIDHFFCEIPPLLLLSCSSTYVNDIMSIMADIFFAVLNFLLTMVSYGFIISTILKMRTAEGKRRAFSTCSSHLIAVTMYYSTIIYTYLSPGSSYSPGTGKVVAVLYSTVSPTLNPLIYTLRNKDVKAALKKVLMLIVEKV